A window from Streptomyces sp. NBC_00271 encodes these proteins:
- the hrpA gene encoding ATP-dependent RNA helicase HrpA, with amino-acid sequence MSTHPAPVLGDLAPRLAELSLRDAHRLGRRLEGARRIRKPEARTAVLAEIDAEVTKAEARMAERRTRVPAVTYPEQLPVSQKKSDIADAIRDHQVVIVAGETGSGKTTQIPKICLELGRGVRGMIGHTQPRRIAARTVAERVAEELDTPLGEAVGWKVRFTDQVNPDGTFVKLMTDGILLAEIQTDRELRAYDTIIIDEAHERSLNIDFLLGYLAQLLPKRPDLKVVITSATIDPERFSRHFGEAPIVEVSGRTYPVEVRYRPLLEEEGDDADRDQITAITDAVEELQAEGKGDILVFLSGEREIRDTADALTKKNYRFTEVLPLYARLSHAEQHRVFQPHTGRRIVLATNVAETSLTVPGIKYVIDPGNARISRYSHRTKVQRLPIEPVSQASANQRKGRCGRTSDGICIRLYSEDDFDARPEFTDAEILRTNLASVILQMTAAGLGDIEKFPFIDPPDHRNIRDGVQLLQELNALDPSEKDVRKRLTDTGRKLAQLPVDPRLARMVLEADKNGCAREVMVIAAALSIQDPRERPADKQTQADQQHARFRDETSDFLAFLNLWRYIREQQKERGSSAFRRMCKQEYLNFLRIREWQDIYTQLRTVAKQMGIHLNEDDAAEQSVHVSLLAGLLSHVGMKDVKETGGESGRSTGKNEYLGARNAKFAIFPGSALFKKPPRFVMSAELVETSRLWARVNAKIEPEWVEPLAEHLLKRTYSEPHWEKDQAAVMAYEKVTLYGVPIVAQRKVNYGRIDPETSRDLFIRNALVEGDWRTHHKFFADNRKLLTEVEELEHRARRRDILVDDETLFDFYDQRVPAHVVSGAHFDSWWKHKRHDEPELLDFERSMLINERAGDVSKDDYPDSWRQGRLKFRVTYQFEPGADADGVTVHIPLQVLNQVTDEGFDWQIPGLREEVVTELIRSLPKPIRRNYVPAPNFAKRFLDQAVPLQEPLPTTLARELKRMVGVPVTADDFDWSRVPDHLKITFRIVDERRRNLAEDKDLSTLQLQLKPKARKAISQAAAATAEREGGESLERTGLTDWTIGTLTRVFETRRAGQPVKAYPALVDDGPTANTVSVRLFDTEAEQARAMWTGTRRLILRNIPVNPAKFASDKLTNAQKLALSANPHGSVQALFDDCAMAAADKLIGDFGGPAWDEESYRKLYDKVRAEIVDTTVRTVGQVQQVLAAWQACERRLKATSSPTLLANLTDVRTQLNALVKPGFVTATGLRRLPDLMRYLVAADRRLQQMPTGVQRDTTRMEKVHEMQDEYAWLLEQMPQGRPVPQQVLDIRWMIEELRVSYFAHALGTAYPVSDKRIVKAIDAAVP; translated from the coding sequence ATGTCTACGCATCCTGCCCCCGTCCTCGGCGACCTCGCCCCCCGCCTGGCCGAGCTGTCCCTGCGCGACGCGCACCGGCTCGGCCGCAGGCTCGAGGGCGCGCGCCGGATCCGCAAACCCGAAGCCCGCACCGCCGTGCTCGCCGAGATCGACGCGGAGGTCACCAAGGCCGAGGCCCGCATGGCCGAGCGCCGCACCCGCGTGCCCGCCGTCACCTACCCCGAGCAGCTCCCGGTCAGCCAGAAGAAGTCCGACATCGCCGACGCCATACGCGACCACCAGGTCGTCATCGTCGCAGGTGAGACCGGCTCCGGAAAGACCACCCAGATCCCCAAGATCTGTCTCGAACTGGGCCGCGGCGTCCGCGGCATGATCGGCCACACCCAGCCCCGCCGCATCGCCGCCCGCACGGTCGCCGAGCGGGTGGCGGAGGAGCTGGACACCCCCCTGGGCGAGGCCGTCGGCTGGAAGGTCCGCTTCACCGACCAGGTGAACCCGGACGGCACCTTCGTCAAGCTCATGACGGACGGCATCCTGCTCGCCGAGATCCAGACGGACCGCGAGCTGCGCGCGTACGACACGATCATCATCGACGAGGCCCACGAGCGCTCCCTCAACATCGACTTCCTGCTCGGCTACCTCGCCCAGCTGCTCCCCAAGCGCCCGGACCTCAAGGTCGTCATCACGTCGGCCACGATCGACCCGGAGCGCTTCTCCCGCCACTTCGGCGAGGCCCCGATCGTCGAGGTCAGCGGCCGTACGTACCCCGTGGAGGTCCGCTACCGCCCGCTCCTCGAGGAGGAAGGGGACGACGCCGACCGCGACCAGATCACCGCGATCACGGACGCGGTCGAGGAACTGCAGGCCGAGGGCAAGGGCGACATCCTGGTCTTCCTCTCCGGCGAACGCGAGATCCGCGACACGGCGGACGCACTCACGAAAAAGAACTACCGCTTCACCGAGGTCCTCCCCCTCTACGCCCGCCTCTCCCACGCGGAGCAGCACCGCGTCTTCCAGCCCCACACCGGCCGCAGGATCGTTCTGGCGACCAACGTCGCCGAGACCTCGCTCACCGTCCCGGGCATCAAGTACGTCATCGACCCGGGCAACGCCCGTATCTCCAGGTACAGCCACCGCACCAAGGTCCAGCGCCTGCCCATCGAGCCGGTCTCGCAGGCCAGCGCCAACCAGCGCAAGGGCCGCTGCGGCCGTACGTCGGACGGCATCTGCATCCGTCTGTACTCCGAGGACGACTTCGACGCCCGCCCGGAGTTCACGGACGCGGAGATCCTCCGTACGAACCTGGCGAGCGTCATCCTCCAGATGACGGCGGCCGGCCTCGGCGACATCGAGAAGTTCCCCTTCATCGACCCGCCGGACCACCGCAACATCCGGGACGGCGTCCAGCTCCTCCAGGAACTGAACGCACTCGACCCGTCCGAAAAGGACGTACGCAAGCGCCTCACGGACACCGGCCGCAAGCTCGCCCAGCTCCCCGTCGACCCCCGGCTGGCCCGCATGGTCCTGGAGGCCGACAAGAACGGCTGTGCGCGCGAGGTCATGGTGATCGCCGCGGCGCTCTCCATCCAGGACCCGCGCGAGCGCCCCGCGGACAAGCAGACGCAGGCGGACCAGCAGCACGCCCGCTTCAGGGACGAGACGAGCGACTTCCTCGCCTTCCTCAACCTCTGGCGTTACATCCGCGAACAGCAGAAGGAACGAGGCTCGTCGGCCTTCCGCCGCATGTGCAAGCAGGAGTACCTCAACTTCCTGCGCATCCGCGAGTGGCAGGACATCTACACCCAGCTGCGCACGGTCGCCAAGCAGATGGGCATCCACCTCAACGAGGACGACGCGGCGGAGCAGAGCGTCCATGTCTCCCTCCTCGCCGGCCTGCTCTCGCACGTCGGCATGAAGGACGTGAAGGAGACCGGGGGCGAGAGCGGGCGCAGCACGGGCAAGAACGAGTACCTCGGTGCCCGCAACGCCAAGTTCGCGATCTTCCCGGGCTCGGCCCTCTTCAAGAAACCCCCGCGTTTCGTGATGTCGGCCGAGCTGGTGGAGACCTCCCGTCTCTGGGCCCGGGTGAACGCCAAGATCGAGCCCGAGTGGGTCGAACCCCTGGCGGAGCACCTCCTCAAGCGCACGTACAGCGAACCGCACTGGGAGAAGGACCAGGCGGCCGTGATGGCGTACGAGAAGGTCACCCTCTACGGCGTCCCGATCGTCGCCCAGCGCAAGGTCAACTACGGTCGTATCGACCCCGAGACGAGCCGCGACCTCTTCATCCGCAACGCCCTCGTGGAGGGCGACTGGCGCACGCACCACAAGTTCTTCGCCGACAACCGCAAGCTCCTGACCGAGGTCGAGGAGCTGGAGCACCGTGCCCGCCGACGGGACATCCTGGTCGACGACGAGACGCTGTTCGACTTCTACGACCAGCGGGTGCCGGCCCACGTCGTGTCCGGCGCGCACTTCGACTCCTGGTGGAAGCACAAGCGCCACGACGAGCCCGAACTCCTCGACTTCGAGCGCTCGATGCTCATCAACGAGCGAGCCGGTGACGTCAGCAAGGACGACTACCCCGACTCATGGCGTCAGGGCCGCCTGAAGTTCCGGGTGACCTACCAGTTCGAGCCGGGCGCGGATGCCGACGGCGTCACGGTGCACATCCCGCTCCAGGTCCTGAACCAGGTGACGGACGAGGGCTTCGACTGGCAGATCCCGGGTCTGCGCGAAGAGGTGGTCACCGAGCTCATCCGTTCCCTCCCCAAGCCCATCCGCCGCAACTACGTCCCCGCCCCGAACTTCGCGAAGCGGTTCCTCGACCAGGCCGTGCCCCTTCAGGAGCCGCTGCCGACGACCCTCGCCCGTGAGCTCAAGCGGATGGTCGGTGTGCCGGTCACGGCCGACGACTTCGACTGGTCCCGCGTCCCCGACCATCTGAAGATCACCTTCCGGATCGTCGACGAGCGGCGCCGCAATCTGGCCGAGGACAAGGACCTCTCGACCCTCCAGCTCCAGCTGAAGCCGAAGGCGCGCAAGGCGATCTCGCAGGCCGCGGCGGCGACGGCGGAACGCGAGGGCGGCGAGTCCCTGGAACGCACGGGCCTCACGGACTGGACGATCGGCACGCTGACGCGCGTCTTCGAGACGCGCCGGGCCGGCCAGCCGGTGAAGGCGTACCCGGCCCTGGTCGACGACGGACCGACGGCGAACACCGTCTCCGTACGTCTCTTCGACACGGAGGCCGAGCAGGCGCGGGCCATGTGGACGGGCACCCGGCGGCTGATCCTGCGCAACATCCCGGTGAACCCTGCCAAGTTCGCCTCGGACAAGCTCACCAACGCCCAGAAGCTCGCCCTGTCCGCCAACCCGCACGGCTCCGTGCAGGCCCTGTTCGACGACTGCGCGATGGCGGCGGCGGACAAGCTGATCGGCGACTTCGGGGGGCCGGCGTGGGACGAGGAGTCGTACCGGAAGCTGTATGACAAGGTGCGCGCCGAGATCGTCGACACGACGGTCCGGACGGTGGGCCAGGTGCAGCAGGTCCTCGCCGCCTGGCAGGCCTGTGAGCGCCGTCTGAAGGCCACCAGCAGCCCCACCCTGCTGGCAAACCTCACGGACGTACGGACGCAGCTGAACGCCCTGGTGAAGCCCGGCTTCGTCACGGCGACCGGCCTGCGCCGGCTCCCGGACCTGATGCGCTATCTGGTCGCCGCCGACCGTCGCCTGCAGCAGATGCCGACCGGCGTCCAGCGGGACACCACCCGCATGGAGAAGGTCCACGAGATGCAGGACGAGTACGCCTGGCTCCTGGAGCAGATGCCGCAGGGCCGGCCGGTCCCGCAGCAGGTCCTGGACATCCGCTGGATGATCGAGGAGCTTCGGGTCAGCTATTTCGCCCACGCGCTCGGCACGGCGTACCCGGTCTCCGACAAGCGCATCGTGAAGGCGATCGACGCGGCGGTGCCGTAA
- a CDS encoding DUF6274 family protein → MAASARHETRALLRAHLSAASGYRHLTRHCPICHQLLRLAMEPSAHGEEDETAAEDETPSHA, encoded by the coding sequence ATGGCGGCGTCCGCTCGGCACGAGACGCGCGCTCTGCTCCGCGCCCATCTGTCGGCCGCCTCCGGCTATCGCCATCTGACGCGGCACTGCCCGATCTGCCATCAGCTCCTGAGACTGGCCATGGAGCCCTCCGCGCACGGTGAGGAGGACGAGACGGCGGCCGAGGACGAAACCCCCTCCCATGCGTGA
- the bldC gene encoding developmental transcriptional regulator BldC — protein MTARTPDAEPLLTPAEVATMFRVDPKTVTRWAKAGKLTSIRTLGGHRRYREAEVRALLAGIPQQRSEA, from the coding sequence ATGACCGCTCGCACCCCTGATGCCGAGCCGCTGCTGACCCCGGCTGAGGTCGCCACGATGTTCCGCGTCGACCCCAAGACGGTCACGCGGTGGGCGAAGGCCGGCAAGCTGACATCCATCCGCACGCTCGGCGGGCACCGCCGCTACCGCGAGGCTGAGGTCCGCGCGCTACTCGCGGGTATCCCGCAGCAGCGCAGCGAAGCCTGA
- a CDS encoding Leu/Phe/Val dehydrogenase, with amino-acid sequence MTDVTDGVLHTLFHSDQGGHEQVVLCQDRASGLKAVIAIHSTALGPALGGTRFYPYANEEDAVADALNLSRGMSYKNAMAGLDHGGGKAVIIGDPEQIKSEALLLAYGRFVASLGGRYVTACDVGTYVSDMDVVARECRWTTGRSPENGGAGDSSVLTAYGVFQGMRASAQHLWGDPTLRGRKVGIAGVGKVGHHLVDHLREDGAEVVITDVRDESVRRILDKHPTGVTAAADTEALIRTEGLDIYAPCALGGALNDASVPVLTARIVCGAANNQLAHPGVEKDLADRGILYAPDYVVNAGGVIQVADELHGFDFDRCKAKATKIFDTTLDIFARAKEDGIPPAAAADRIAEQRMAEARRRG; translated from the coding sequence GTGACCGACGTAACCGACGGCGTCCTGCACACCCTGTTCCATTCGGACCAGGGGGGTCATGAGCAAGTCGTGCTCTGCCAGGACCGGGCCAGCGGCCTCAAGGCCGTCATCGCCATCCACTCCACCGCTCTGGGCCCCGCCCTGGGCGGGACGCGCTTCTACCCGTACGCGAACGAGGAGGATGCCGTCGCTGACGCGCTGAACCTCTCGCGCGGGATGTCGTACAAGAACGCCATGGCCGGTCTCGACCATGGCGGTGGCAAGGCCGTGATCATCGGGGACCCCGAGCAGATCAAGAGCGAGGCCCTGCTCCTCGCCTACGGCCGGTTCGTGGCCTCGCTCGGCGGGCGCTACGTCACCGCGTGCGACGTCGGTACGTACGTCTCCGACATGGACGTCGTGGCGCGCGAGTGCCGCTGGACGACGGGCCGCTCGCCCGAGAACGGCGGCGCCGGCGACTCCTCGGTCCTGACCGCCTACGGGGTCTTCCAGGGCATGCGGGCCAGTGCCCAGCACCTGTGGGGCGACCCGACGCTGCGCGGCCGCAAGGTCGGCATCGCGGGCGTCGGCAAGGTGGGCCACCACCTGGTGGACCACCTGCGCGAGGACGGCGCCGAGGTCGTGATCACGGACGTACGCGACGAGTCCGTGCGGCGGATCCTGGACAAGCACCCGACGGGCGTCACGGCCGCCGCGGACACCGAGGCGCTGATCCGCACCGAGGGCCTGGACATCTACGCCCCCTGTGCGCTGGGCGGGGCGCTGAACGACGCGTCCGTGCCGGTACTCACCGCGCGGATCGTCTGCGGCGCCGCCAACAACCAGCTCGCGCACCCGGGCGTCGAGAAGGACCTCGCGGACCGCGGGATCCTCTACGCGCCCGACTACGTGGTGAACGCGGGCGGTGTCATCCAGGTCGCCGACGAGCTGCACGGCTTCGACTTCGACCGGTGCAAGGCGAAGGCCACGAAGATCTTCGACACCACGCTGGACATCTTCGCACGTGCGAAGGAGGACGGGATTCCGCCGGCCGCCGCGGCCGACCGGATCGCCGAGCAGCGGATGGCGGAGGCACGCCGCCGCGGATAA
- a CDS encoding DUF3073 domain-containing protein — protein MGRGRAKAKQTKVARQLKYSSGGTDLSRLANELGASTSSQPPNGEPFEDDDEEDDPYAQYADLYNDDDEDEDESGPQSQRRGA, from the coding sequence ATGGGGCGCGGCCGGGCAAAGGCCAAGCAGACGAAGGTCGCCCGCCAGCTGAAGTACAGCAGCGGCGGGACTGACCTCTCGCGTCTGGCCAATGAGCTGGGCGCTTCGACTTCGAGCCAGCCGCCGAATGGCGAGCCGTTCGAGGACGACGACGAGGAAGACGACCCGTACGCCCAGTACGCGGATCTCTACAACGACGACGATGAGGATGAGGACGAGTCCGGTCCACAGTCTCAACGTCGCGGCGCTTGA
- the purM gene encoding phosphoribosylformylglycinamidine cyclo-ligase, with translation MSETTTSGASYAAAGVDIEAGDRAVELMKEWVKKTQRPEVLGGLGGFAGLFDASALKRYERPLLASATDGVGTKVDLARRLGVYDTIGHDLVAMVMDDIVVCGAEPLFMTDYICVGKVHPERVAAIVKGIAEGCVLAGCALVGGETAEHPGLLGPDDFDVAGAGTGVVEADRLLGPDRIRTGDAVIAMAASGLHSNGYSLVRHVLFDRANLSLDQHVEEFGRSLGEELLEPTKIYSLDCLALTRTTDVHAFSHITGGGLAANLARVIPDGLHAIVDRETWTPAPVFDLVGRTGEVERLELEKTLNMGVGMIAIVPEESADAALATLADRGVDAWIAGEITERGEHATGAALIGDYAS, from the coding sequence ATGTCTGAGACCACTACTTCCGGTGCTTCCTACGCGGCTGCCGGCGTCGACATCGAAGCGGGCGACCGCGCCGTGGAACTGATGAAGGAGTGGGTGAAGAAGACGCAGCGCCCCGAGGTCCTCGGTGGCCTCGGCGGCTTCGCCGGCCTCTTCGACGCCTCCGCCCTGAAGCGTTACGAGCGCCCGCTGCTCGCCTCCGCCACGGACGGCGTGGGCACCAAGGTCGACCTCGCCCGCCGACTCGGCGTGTACGACACCATCGGCCACGACCTGGTCGCGATGGTCATGGACGACATCGTGGTGTGCGGCGCCGAGCCGCTCTTCATGACCGACTACATCTGCGTCGGCAAGGTCCACCCGGAGCGCGTGGCGGCCATCGTGAAGGGCATCGCCGAGGGCTGTGTGCTCGCGGGCTGCGCCCTGGTGGGCGGCGAGACGGCCGAACACCCGGGCCTGCTCGGTCCGGACGACTTCGACGTCGCGGGCGCCGGTACGGGCGTGGTGGAGGCCGACCGGCTGCTCGGCCCGGATCGTATCCGTACGGGTGACGCGGTGATCGCCATGGCGGCCTCCGGTCTTCACTCGAACGGGTACTCGCTCGTCCGGCACGTCCTCTTCGACCGGGCGAACCTCAGCCTGGACCAGCACGTCGAGGAGTTCGGCCGTTCGCTCGGCGAGGAGCTCCTGGAGCCCACCAAGATCTACTCGCTGGACTGCCTGGCGCTGACGAGGACCACCGACGTGCACGCCTTCAGCCACATCACCGGCGGCGGGCTCGCGGCCAACCTGGCCCGGGTGATCCCGGACGGGCTGCACGCGATCGTGGACCGCGAGACCTGGACGCCGGCCCCGGTCTTCGACCTCGTCGGCAGGACGGGCGAGGTCGAGCGTCTGGAGCTGGAGAAGACGCTGAACATGGGCGTGGGCATGATCGCGATCGTCCCCGAGGAATCGGCGGACGCGGCGCTGGCCACCCTCGCGGACCGCGGCGTGGACGCCTGGATCGCCGGTGAGATCACCGAGCGCGGCGAGCACGCGACGGGCGCGGCCCTGATCGGCGACTACGCGAGCTGA
- the purF gene encoding amidophosphoribosyltransferase, translating to MPRGDGRLNHDLLPGEKGPQDACGVFGVWAPGEEVAKLTYFGLYALQHRGQESAGIAVSNGSQILVFKDMGLVSQVFDETSLGSLQGHIAVGHARYSTTGASVWENAQPTFRATAHGSIALGHNGNLVNTAQLAEMVADLPKQDGRTTRVAATNDTDLLTALLAAQVDDDGKPLTIEEAAHAVLPQVKGAFSLVFMDEHTLYAARDPQGIRPLVLGRLERGWVVASESAALDICGAAYVREIEPGEFVAIDENGLRTSRFAEAKPKGCVFEYVYLARPDTDIAGRNVYLSRVEMGRKLAKEAPVEADLVIATPESGTPAAIGYAEASGIPFGAGLVKNAYVGRTFIQPSQTIRQLGIRLKLNPLKEVIKGKRLVVVDDSIVRGNTQRALVRMLREAGAAEVHIRISSPPVKWPCFFGIDFATRAELIANGMTIEEIGTSLGADSLSYISIDGMIEATTIAKPNLCRACFDGEYPMELPDPELLGKQLLETELAAGPAATAATDAIRRP from the coding sequence GTGCCACGTGGTGACGGTCGACTCAATCATGATCTGCTCCCCGGCGAGAAAGGCCCCCAGGACGCTTGCGGCGTCTTCGGAGTCTGGGCCCCCGGTGAAGAGGTCGCCAAGCTCACTTACTTCGGGCTCTACGCCCTCCAGCATCGAGGCCAGGAATCCGCGGGTATCGCGGTAAGCAACGGCTCTCAGATCCTCGTCTTCAAGGACATGGGCCTCGTGTCCCAGGTCTTCGACGAGACCTCGCTCGGTTCGCTCCAGGGTCATATCGCGGTCGGTCACGCCCGCTACTCGACCACTGGCGCCTCCGTGTGGGAGAACGCCCAGCCGACGTTCCGTGCCACCGCGCACGGCTCCATCGCGCTCGGCCACAACGGCAACCTCGTCAACACGGCGCAGCTCGCCGAGATGGTCGCCGACCTTCCCAAGCAGGACGGCCGCACCACCCGCGTGGCCGCCACCAACGACACCGACCTGCTCACCGCGCTCCTCGCGGCCCAGGTCGACGACGACGGCAAGCCGCTGACCATCGAGGAGGCCGCTCACGCGGTCCTCCCGCAGGTCAAGGGCGCCTTCTCGCTCGTCTTCATGGACGAGCACACCCTCTACGCGGCCCGCGACCCGCAGGGCATCCGCCCGCTGGTCCTCGGCCGTCTGGAGCGCGGCTGGGTCGTCGCCTCCGAGTCCGCCGCCCTCGACATCTGCGGCGCGGCCTACGTCCGTGAGATCGAGCCGGGCGAGTTCGTCGCCATCGACGAGAACGGCCTGCGTACGTCCCGATTCGCGGAAGCGAAGCCCAAGGGCTGTGTCTTCGAGTACGTGTACCTGGCCCGCCCGGACACGGACATCGCCGGCCGGAACGTGTACCTCTCGCGTGTCGAGATGGGCCGCAAGCTCGCCAAGGAAGCCCCTGTCGAGGCCGATCTGGTGATAGCGACCCCGGAGTCCGGAACGCCCGCCGCGATCGGTTACGCGGAGGCCAGCGGCATCCCGTTCGGCGCCGGCCTGGTCAAGAACGCGTACGTCGGCCGGACCTTCATCCAGCCTTCACAGACCATCCGCCAGCTGGGCATCCGTCTGAAGCTGAACCCCTTGAAGGAAGTCATCAAGGGCAAGCGCCTGGTCGTCGTCGACGACTCGATCGTGCGCGGCAACACCCAGCGGGCCCTGGTGCGCATGCTCCGCGAGGCGGGTGCGGCGGAAGTCCACATCCGGATCTCCTCTCCCCCCGTGAAGTGGCCCTGCTTCTTCGGCATCGACTTCGCGACCCGCGCCGAGCTGATCGCCAACGGCATGACCATCGAGGAGATCGGCACCTCGCTCGGCGCCGACTCCCTCTCGTACATCTCCATCGACGGCATGATCGAGGCGACCACCATCGCCAAGCCGAACCTGTGCCGCGCCTGCTTCGACGGCGAGTACCCGATGGAGCTCCCGGACCCGGAACTGCTGGGCAAGCAACTTCTGGAGACCGAGCTCGCGGCGGGTCCCGCCGCCACGGCCGCGACCGACGCGATCCGTCGTCCGTAA
- a CDS encoding META domain-containing protein, producing the protein MDKQRLTLSVLTLLPLAVACGTETAGGGSVGTGSSPVTGVHWSVDTLTTQGRTRQAPDSTYLRIGEDGRVSGNLGCNTFGSTVTLKGDRVDFGNIEATDMGCQKDPMSFEQSLSRAYVDNTFTSEVKGDKLTLTTDGGDRVDLTKEPDAPLYGTKWTVTSLGDGDVAQSLPEGADAHFTLDKANGTLSGRLGCNDVTAKATVRDGHITLGAAKTTRMMCDGSLMDTERTLLGLFNSTVVYDLNHRSIALTSTNGKTVQAVAHE; encoded by the coding sequence ATGGACAAGCAGCGACTGACCCTCAGCGTCCTGACCCTGCTTCCGCTCGCCGTGGCCTGCGGCACCGAGACGGCGGGCGGCGGTTCCGTGGGGACCGGATCGTCCCCGGTCACCGGCGTTCACTGGAGTGTCGACACCCTCACCACACAGGGCCGGACCCGGCAGGCCCCGGACAGCACGTATCTGCGGATCGGCGAAGACGGTCGCGTCAGCGGCAACCTCGGCTGCAACACTTTCGGCTCGACCGTCACCCTCAAGGGTGACCGTGTCGACTTCGGGAACATCGAGGCGACCGACATGGGCTGCCAGAAGGACCCCATGAGCTTCGAGCAGAGCCTCAGCCGCGCCTACGTCGACAACACGTTCACCAGCGAGGTCAAGGGCGACAAGCTGACGCTCACCACCGACGGCGGCGACCGCGTCGATCTCACCAAGGAACCGGACGCGCCCCTGTACGGCACGAAATGGACGGTCACCTCCCTCGGGGACGGTGACGTGGCCCAGTCCCTTCCCGAAGGGGCCGACGCCCACTTCACCCTCGACAAGGCGAACGGCACCCTTTCCGGCCGCCTCGGCTGCAACGACGTCACCGCCAAGGCCACCGTCCGCGACGGACATATCACCCTCGGCGCCGCCAAGACCACCCGGATGATGTGCGACGGCTCACTCATGGACACCGAGAGGACTTTGCTGGGCCTCTTCAACAGCACGGTCGTATACGACTTGAACCACCGATCCATCGCGCTGACCAGCACAAACGGAAAAACCGTCCAAGCCGTCGCTCACGAGTGA
- a CDS encoding maleylpyruvate isomerase family mycothiol-dependent enzyme: MPPARKRTRTYDPAKIRVAVLAQFGNVRQGVHTLTEEQLARPARLGEWSVRELAAHLTMAVETVSRNLDRPEPGAKELALLDWPFATAARAGDIADGTRELARDNPDLDALYARVEQRVTERLATAPDDRLLAARTGAMTLADYLVTRAVELVVHTDDLNRAADADIPLDRQALAACTRLLADALAVKAPGASTEVRIPPYAVVQCVEGPRHTRGTPPNVVETDPLTWIRLATGRTEWKTALDEAKVSASGERADLGGLLPLMG; encoded by the coding sequence ATGCCGCCGGCCAGGAAACGCACCCGTACCTATGACCCCGCCAAGATCCGCGTGGCCGTGCTCGCGCAGTTCGGGAACGTGCGGCAGGGTGTCCATACCCTGACCGAGGAGCAGTTGGCGCGGCCCGCGCGGCTCGGGGAGTGGAGTGTGCGGGAGCTGGCCGCGCACCTCACGATGGCGGTCGAGACGGTGAGCCGCAACCTCGACCGGCCCGAGCCCGGCGCGAAGGAACTCGCGCTGCTCGACTGGCCGTTCGCGACGGCGGCACGCGCCGGGGACATCGCCGACGGCACCCGCGAACTCGCCCGCGACAACCCCGACCTCGACGCGCTCTACGCGCGCGTCGAACAGCGGGTCACCGAGCGCCTGGCCACGGCCCCCGACGACCGGCTGCTCGCCGCGCGCACCGGAGCCATGACCCTCGCGGACTACCTCGTCACCCGCGCCGTCGAACTCGTCGTGCACACCGACGACCTGAACCGCGCCGCCGACGCCGACATCCCCCTCGACCGACAGGCCCTCGCCGCCTGCACCCGGCTGCTCGCCGACGCGCTCGCCGTGAAGGCGCCCGGCGCGTCGACGGAGGTGCGGATCCCGCCGTACGCCGTCGTGCAGTGCGTGGAGGGCCCCCGGCACACCCGGGGCACACCGCCGAACGTCGTGGAGACCGACCCGCTGACCTGGATCCGGCTGGCGACGGGACGTACGGAGTGGAAGACCGCGCTGGACGAGGCGAAGGTCAGCGCGAGCGGTGAGCGGGCCGACCTCGGCGGCCTGCTGCCCTTGATGGGCTGA